The sequence CCACCATGACCGGGGGGCCTATCAGACCGACTACCTCCTCGAGAAGGCTCCCTATCCTCGTTTTTCCGCTCCTGCCGTAGGCACCCATGACGACCAGACTGTAGCCCCCAGAGTTGGCCTCTTCGAGGATCTTTTCCTTGGCAGAACCCTCGACTATCCTGAAGGAGCAGTTCACGCCCTCCTCCTGACAGAGCTCCAGGAGGTTCGTCATCAGGTGCTTGATGCTCCTCTTCATGTCCTTCCATATCTCCTCCTCAAACCTCTCAACCTCCGAGAGGTTCTCGCTGAACATTCCCAGGTTGAAGGCCATGGCCCTGGCTTCCCTCCTGTCCAGGACCGAGAAGAGTATGACCTTTCCCCTCTTCTTTTTGGCTATGGCGATGGCGTGAAGCGCCGCCTTCTGGCTCCACTTCGAACCATCAACGAGGACGAGTATCCGCATGACATCACACCCCTATATACCTTATCCAGAGCAGCCCCAGTCCTATAGCAACGGTGACGAACATTATAACAAGCCCAACCTTGAGGAAGTCCATAAACGTTATCCGAACGCCCTCCCTGCTGGCGATACCGATGACAACCACGTTGGCGCTCGCACCTATTGCAGTTCCGTTGCCGCCGAGGCAGGCTCCGAGGGAGAGGGCCCACCAGAGCGGGTAAACGTTCATCGAACTCCCCATTGCCTTTATGAGGGGTATCATCGCCGCAGTGAGGGGGATGTTGTCCACTATGGCGGAGGAGACCGCGGAGAACCAGGTTATTATAATCAGCGCCTCGCCGGTGTTCCCGATGTATCCCAGTATCCAGCGGGCAACCCCGTCGATGATGCCTGTCTCCACGAGGGCACCGACGAGTATGAAGAGGCCCATGAAGAAGAATATTGCCGTCCACTCGACCTTTTCGAGGATCTCCTCCGGGTCCATCCCGCTCCACAGGAGGAGAACGGAGGCGCCGGTGAGGGCAACGACTGCCGGCTCAATCCCCAGCCGATCGTGGATGAAAAAGAGCATGACTACCCCAAGTATGACCGCCACGGACTTCTTGAAGAGGGAGTAGTCCCTTATGGCATCCCTCTCATCGAGCTCACTGAGGGTCGAAAGTATTTTGTCCCTCTTGGCGTCGCTGATCTTCATGGCGTTCCGGTAAACTAGGTATATTATCCCGAGGGAAGTGAAGAGGTCCACGAGCGCTATTGGCCCCATGTTAAAGAGGAACTCATTGAAGCTCAGCCTGGCCGCGGAGCCTATCATTATGTTGGGGGGATCTCCAATGAGGGTGGCAGTTCCACCTATGTTGGAGGCAAAGACCTCCGCTAGGAGAAACGGGACAGGATTGATGTCCATTAGGCGCGTTATGTAGAGGAGCATCGGGGTCAATAGCAGGACGGTCGTAACGTTGTCAAGAACCGAGCTTATGACTGCGGTAACAACGGAGAACAGCAGAAGAACCTTCATAGGACTCCCCCTGGCAAACTTGGCGGTTTTTATGGCTATGAACTCAAAGAGACCGCTCTCCTTGGAGGTGTTGACGATTATCATCATGCCGATGAGGAGGAAGAGCGTGTCGAGGTCGAGGTGCTCGGGAAGTGCCTCCCACGGCACTATGCCGAGGAACAGCACAACGGCCGCACCGAAGAGGGCCGCGACCGTTCTGTGAACCCTCTCGCTGATTATCATGGCGTAGGTTACCAGGAACACTGCGACGGCTATTCCTGCTGCGATGGTCTGCTCCATGGTCATCACCCAACTAGTAGATTATAACCGGGCTCTCAAGATGCTGGACTATCTTCAGAACGACGGGGCTCACGGGGGACGTCTTGGTGACCTCCGAGCCGTAGCTCCTAGACACGACGAGGAGGTCGAAGTTCTCGTTCTCCATGAGTCTTATGACGTCGTCACTCTTGCTCCCTATGAACTGCCTCCGCTCTATTCTAAGGCCCAGCTCCTCAAGCCTCGGAGCTATTTTGAGAACGAGGGCTCTAGCAAATTCCATTTTGGCACTTCTAAGCTTTTCAGCCTCCTTCCTGCCAAGGGTCTGCTCAATGAGCGCCAGGGTCCGTTTCTCCGAGATATAAACGAGCGTCACGGACGCACCGCTGTAAGCGCTTAGCGTGTCGTAGAGCTCCTCCGGTATCTCGCTGGAGAATCTGTCGATGGGGATCAGAATCGAACGAACCTCCGG comes from Thermococcus celericrescens and encodes:
- a CDS encoding universal stress protein, with translation MRILVLVDGSKWSQKAALHAIAIAKKKRGKVILFSVLDRREARAMAFNLGMFSENLSEVERFEEEIWKDMKRSIKHLMTNLLELCQEEGVNCSFRIVEGSAKEKILEEANSGGYSLVVMGAYGRSGKTRIGSLLEEVVGLIGPPVMVVR
- a CDS encoding ArsB/NhaD family transporter is translated as MEQTIAAGIAVAVFLVTYAMIISERVHRTVAALFGAAVVLFLGIVPWEALPEHLDLDTLFLLIGMMIIVNTSKESGLFEFIAIKTAKFARGSPMKVLLLFSVVTAVISSVLDNVTTVLLLTPMLLYITRLMDINPVPFLLAEVFASNIGGTATLIGDPPNIMIGSAARLSFNEFLFNMGPIALVDLFTSLGIIYLVYRNAMKISDAKRDKILSTLSELDERDAIRDYSLFKKSVAVILGVVMLFFIHDRLGIEPAVVALTGASVLLLWSGMDPEEILEKVEWTAIFFFMGLFILVGALVETGIIDGVARWILGYIGNTGEALIIITWFSAVSSAIVDNIPLTAAMIPLIKAMGSSMNVYPLWWALSLGACLGGNGTAIGASANVVVIGIASREGVRITFMDFLKVGLVIMFVTVAIGLGLLWIRYIGV
- a CDS encoding universal stress protein, translated to MDIFSKLIQRKFQNIAADRYEEITRRYREFLLLPEEFVLPEVRSILIPIDRFSSEIPEELYDTLSAYSGASVTLVYISEKRTLALIEQTLGRKEAEKLRSAKMEFARALVLKIAPRLEELGLRIERRQFIGSKSDDVIRLMENENFDLLVVSRSYGSEVTKTSPVSPVVLKIVQHLESPVIIY